CATGATGGAGTGCAAGAAATTCCTGGCCGAGGCCGGCGGCGACATGGAGCGCGCCGTTGAACTGCTGCGAAAGTCGGGGCAGGCGAGGGCCGACCGCAAGGGCGGGCGCGCGGCGGCGGAAGGCGTGGTGCTGATGGAGACCGGCGACGACGGCGCCGTCGTCATGCTCGAGGCCAACTGCGAGACCGACTTTGTCGCCAAAGACGCGCAATTCACCGGTTTCTGCAGAAAAGCCGCGCGCGCCGCGCTGGAAAACGCGCCCGCCGACATCGAGGCGCTGGCGCAACTCGACATCGGCGGCGCCACCGTCGAGGCGGCGCGGCTTGAACTGGTCTCGCGCATCGGCGAGAACATCCAGTTGCGGCGCTTCCTGCGCGTGACGCCTGCGGGCGAGCGCTGCGGCGCCTATCTGCACGGCACGCGCATCGGCGTTGTTGTCGAGATGGACGGCGGCGACGACGGCCTGGCGCGCGATGTCGCGATGCACATCGCCGCGAGCCGCCCGCTGTGCCTGTCCGAGGACGACGCCCCGGCGGGCGCGCTGGAGCGCGAACGCGAGATTCTGACGGCGCAGGCCGGGCAGACCGGCAAGCCCGCCGACATCGTCGCCCGCATCGTCGAGGGGCGCCTGCAGAAATACCTGCAGGAGATTGCGCTGCTGAAACAGCCGTTTGTCAAGGACGAAGACCAGTCGGTCGGCCAGTTGCTGAAGCGGCATTCGGCCACGGTGCGCGGCTTTCACCGCTACGAGGTCGGCGAGGGTATCGAGAAGAAGAAGGAGAACTTCGCCGAAGAGGTCATGGCCCAGGCCCGGAGCGGCTGACGCGCGGTGCGGTGTCCAATCTTCGCATTCTTCTGAAGTTGAGCGGCGAGGCGCTGACGAGGGGGCGCTCGCGCGGCATTGACATCGAGGCGGTCGAGCGCCTCGTCGGCGAAATCAGGGCGGTGCGCGCCGCCGGCGTGGAAATCGCCATCGTCATCGGCGGCGGCAACATCGTTCGCGGCGGCGACTTCGCCGCCACCGGCATGGACCGCGTCGCCGCCGACCAGATGGGCATGCTGGCGACCGTCATCAACGCGCTGGCGCTGCAACAGGCGCTGGAACGCCAGGACATTCACACGCGGGTCATGTCCGCGGTCGAGATTAAGCAGGTGTGCGAGAGTTACATCCGCCGCCGCGCGGTGCGCCACCTGGAGAAGGGGCGCGTCGTTGTTTTCGCCGCCGGTACCGGCAACCCGTTCTTCACGACCGACTCGGCGGCGAGTCTGCGCGCGGTCGAGATCGGCGCCGGCCTGCTGCTGAAGGCGACCAAGGTGGACGGCGTCTATGACGCCGACCCCGGCGACAAGCCCGGCGCCGAACGCTACGAGCGCCTGACCTACGACAAGGTGCTGCAAGACCGTCTGGAATTCATGGACGCCACCGCCATTGTCATGTGCCGCGACCACCGGATTCCGATTCGCATTTTCAACATGAACGAGCCGGGCGCCCTCGGCAGAATCGTCGGCGGCGAGCCTGTCGGCACGCTGGTCGCGGGGCGCGGGGCGGAGGACGCGCAATGATCGAGGAAATCAAAAGCCAGGCGGGCGAGCGGATGAAGAAAAGCGTCGAGGTGCTGCGCTCGGAACTCGCCAGGATACGCACCGGGCGCGCGCACTCGAGTCTGCTCGACCACATCACGGTGGAGTACTACGGCAGCGAGGCGCCGCTCAACCAGGTTTCCAACATCACCGTCGAGGACGCGAGGACGCTGGTCATCAATGTCTGGGAGAAGGACATGGTGAAGAAAATCGAGAAGGCGATTCTGGAGTCGGACCTGGGGCTGAACCCGGCGGTCAGGGGCGCCGTCGTGCATGTGCCGATGCCGCCGCTGACCGGCGAGCGGCGCAAGGAACTGGTGAAACTGGTGCGCCAGCAGGGCGAGAACGCGCGCGTCGCGGTGCGCAATGTGCGCCGCGACGCCAATCAGAAGATCAAGGAGAAAATCAAGGCGAAGGAACTCGGCAAGGACGACGAGAAGGCGGCGCACGACCTGGTCGAGAAAATGACCGCCGACTGCGTGCGCTCGATTGACGAAATTCTGGAAGAGAAAGAGAAAGAATTGACGGAGATGTGACCGCGCCCGTGTCGATTGAGAAAAAGCGGCCGCGGCATGTTGCCATCATCATGGACGGAAACGGCCGCTGGGCCGAGACCAGGCGCGAGGAAAGAATCCACGGCCACCGCAAGGGGCTTGACGGCGTGCGCATGGTCATCGAGACCAGCGTTGAGTACGGCATCGCGGCGCTGACGCTGTTCACTTTCAGCAGCGAGAACTGGCGCAGGCCGCGGCGCGAGGTTCGCGGCCTGATGGACCTTTTCGTG
The window above is part of the Gammaproteobacteria bacterium genome. Proteins encoded here:
- the frr gene encoding ribosome recycling factor, encoding MIEEIKSQAGERMKKSVEVLRSELARIRTGRAHSSLLDHITVEYYGSEAPLNQVSNITVEDARTLVINVWEKDMVKKIEKAILESDLGLNPAVRGAVVHVPMPPLTGERRKELVKLVRQQGENARVAVRNVRRDANQKIKEKIKAKELGKDDEKAAHDLVEKMTADCVRSIDEILEEKEKELTEM
- the pyrH gene encoding UMP kinase; the protein is MSNLRILLKLSGEALTRGRSRGIDIEAVERLVGEIRAVRAAGVEIAIVIGGGNIVRGGDFAATGMDRVAADQMGMLATVINALALQQALERQDIHTRVMSAVEIKQVCESYIRRRAVRHLEKGRVVVFAAGTGNPFFTTDSAASLRAVEIGAGLLLKATKVDGVYDADPGDKPGAERYERLTYDKVLQDRLEFMDATAIVMCRDHRIPIRIFNMNEPGALGRIVGGEPVGTLVAGRGAEDAQ
- the tsf gene encoding translation elongation factor Ts; the encoded protein is MQITAAMVKALREKTGVGMMECKKFLAEAGGDMERAVELLRKSGQARADRKGGRAAAEGVVLMETGDDGAVVMLEANCETDFVAKDAQFTGFCRKAARAALENAPADIEALAQLDIGGATVEAARLELVSRIGENIQLRRFLRVTPAGERCGAYLHGTRIGVVVEMDGGDDGLARDVAMHIAASRPLCLSEDDAPAGALEREREILTAQAGQTGKPADIVARIVEGRLQKYLQEIALLKQPFVKDEDQSVGQLLKRHSATVRGFHRYEVGEGIEKKKENFAEEVMAQARSG